The DNA window CACGCTTCGGCGCTCACTGAGACGGACAGCCACAGTCGACGGGGCACGTGCTCACCGACTCCCCGTTGCACAGGTGGTCTCCGCAGTAGCAGTCCGAGGGGCACGTGGACTCGACCTCTCCCGCGTCGCAGACGCCATCACCACACGAGGAGGGGAGCGAACAGTCGGGGGGACACGTCCACACATCCTCCGAGGGTCCGCAGCGGCCATCGCCACAGGCGTCGCAATACCCCGGAGGACACGGCGCCAGGGACGACTCCCGCCGCGAGCCGCCCTGGAGATACGACACGGGGCAGTCGCAGTAGAGCAGCGGCTGGGGCGCCTCCTCGGCCTCGCCGCCCGGGTCCACGGGAGCGACGGCGCCGCAGGCCACCAGCATCCACCCCGCCATGAGTCCCGTGAGCCGGCCTGGGCCGCTCACGTCCCACCCGCCGCGCTCCTCGCCGTCGCCCGCCAGAGCCACTCCGGCCAGTCCACCCGGGCTCCGTCCAGATACGCCAGCAGCGAGCCGGGCGGGAGCGGCGGCGCGAAGGCCACACACGAGCCCAGCATCACGAGCCCGGTGATACACGGCGCGCTCGGTGAGACGGGCACGAAGAACTGACAGTTGTTCGGTGAGCACGGGTACTGGAAGCACCCGTTCGCGAAGACTTGATACTCGTTGTCGGCGTTGAGGATGGCCTCCTTCGCCGCCGAGATGTAGTTGCACTTGCGAGCCCACGCGTTGCGCCCAGGCGCCTGCTGCGGCGTGAGATTGTCATCTCCACCGCAGCGTCCGCTGAGCTGAGCCCAGGCCGGACTCACGAAGCCCACGACCCCAAGCCAGACGACGCCCCAGAGCAGCCCCTTCATGCCCACCTCCTGGTGGATGCAGCTCGCAGCTCGACAAACCTGTGTCGCGGGCCCACCGCCCGCCCTGCCCCGCTACGGAACCCCTCGCACGGTGGAGCCCAGCAACACCTCCACCGTGTCCTGAGTCGTCCACGCCAGGTCCGGGAAGCCGTCCTCGTCCAGGTCCTCGGCCACCAGGGACGTGGGTGTCGGCGAGTTGGCCACGCGCACCGGAGGCCCCAGCTCGCCGTCCTCCTGCCCCAGCAACAGGTACACGCCTCCCGACAGCCCCGCGTGCGCCACGTCGCTCCGCCCATCCCGGTTGAAGTCCGCGACCACGACCTCGCCCGGCTCATCGGCCTGGATGGACGTGCTGGAGAGGAAGCCGCCCTTGCCGTCCCCCAGGTGCACGGACAGGTAGCCCGCGGCGGAGAGGCCGTGGGAGATGACGAGGTCCAGGTTCCCGTCGCCATTCACATCCGCGGGGGCCAGGCGGAAGGGCTCGTCATCCGCGGAGCCCGTGAGCCGCAGCGGCGGGATGGAGGCCAGCACGCCGTCCTTCTTCGAGAGCAGGATGTCCACGGTGAAGCTGTTGGTGTTGAGCACCAGCACATCCGGGAGCCCATCCGCGCTCACGTCCGCGAGCATCAGGTCCCTGGGCAGGCCGGTGACGGGATGAGGCACCGCCGCGCCGAACGTGCCGTCCCCCTTGCCCTTGAGCGTGGTGATGTTGAAGAAGCCCCCCGAGCCCGCGTTCTTCGTTATCGCGTCCAGGTGCCCGTCCCCATCCAGGTCCGCCACCCGCACCTGCTGCGAGTGATTGCCGAGCGAATAGGGGATTCCCGCCCGGAAGCCGCCGCGCCCATCCCCCAGGCGGACCGTCATCGCGTTGGAGAAGTGTCCGACGATGAGCAGGTCCTGGTGGCCATCTCCATTCACATCGCTGACGGCCACGTCCATGGGCGTGATGCCCGCTGGCAGACACGTGGGTGACGCGAAGACGCCCTCGCCCTCGCCGTGGTGGATGCAGACGCTCTCCTCGCGCGCGGCGACCACGACCAGGTCCAGCAGACCGTCACCATCCACGTCCGCGACGTGCAGCCCTCGCGCCTGTCCTCCACCCGCCGTCAGGGACATCCGCTCCGTGGCGAAGCCCTGCCATCGGGCGCCCCCGAAGGTCCGCGGGGAAATCGTGTACGAGGTACACGCGAGCCCGACGCAGCAGCTCAGCAAGAGGACTTGGAACCGGGGCATGACGCCTGCCTTGGGTTGAGGATGGGAATGGCGAAGGGGTCCGCGGGGCATCCACAGTCGACGGGGCAGGTATGAACTGTCTCGTCGACACACGCTCCGTCCCCGCACCAGCAGTCGACGGGGCACGTCGCCTCCGTCTCACCGTCCTGGCAGACGCCATCGCCGCACCCCAGATGGCATGCATCCCTGCAGGTGGCCAGTGACCCTGAAGTCTGCGGGACTGGGCAGGTCCGAACCGCCTGGCTCCGCGCACCCGGCGCGAGCGCATCCGCTCCCGCATCCCGCGCGCCACACGACGTCGTCAGCCACAGCACGGACACCGCGAGCGCCACGCTCGCGCACAGGCTCGACGTTCGTCGAACCGCACAGCCCTCGGGGATGAGACGCCCTAGGTTCAGTGGACTTGCCATGCCGGCCCCCCGCCGAATGGTTTGCTATATCCTCCAAAAGCCCCGACCGTTCCTACCCACCACAATGGCAAGCGTGGTTTGGGCCACACATCCGAGTCAAGAAACCAACCCCGGAGGACTTCATGCGCCGCCAGCGGCCGCTCGTCATCGCGTTGGCTGCCACCCTCGTCCTGGTGGGCCTGGGTGGAGTGTGGTGGAAAAAGAACGCGGAGAGGCCGTCTCCGGTTTCAAGCACACCGTCTGATTCCCATTCACAGACATCTCGGAGCCCGCCGCCCACCGGTGCTGCGGGCTCCACGCGAGGAGAGTCCCGGAGCCTCCCCACGCCCGGGACACTCCACCGCCACGCCCTGAACCTGTCGACGACAGTGTTGTTCGAGCAACAGACCACGGGCATGCACTTCACGCTCCAGGGGGAGTGGGACGTGGGCGTCGTCTCCGTGAAGAGCGACGCCGTGCTGCTCCGCATCCAGCTCCGGCCCTCGACCTTCACGGTGGACGTGGAGGGACAAGGGCCGCTCGCACCCGAGGCCCATCAGGCGATGATGGTGGCTGTGGCCCTGCCCTTCTTCGTGACGCGCGACGCACGGGGCGCGGTGACGCTCACACACTTCGAGCGGGGCGTGGATGAGCTGACGCGAGGGCTGCTCCGCTCGGTGGTCGCGTTCTCGCAGTTCGTGGTGGACGGGGTGCCCGCCGAGCGGTGGAGCACCGAGGAGCAGGACACCTCCGGCCAGTACGTGGCCCGGTACGAGCACGCGGAGGCGCGCCGCTACCGGAAGCACAAGGAGGTCTACACCGCCGTGGCGACGCCCGAGGGACTCCAGCCGCTGAAGGACTCGCCGCGCATGAGCGTCAGCGGCGCCATCACCTTCGAGCTGACGGAGGACGCCTGGCTCCAGCAGCTCCAGGTCCGCGAGCAGTTGAAGGTGGACCCGGGCGAGGGGCTGCCCCGGGTGAAGAACCTCACGGAGCTAACGCTGCGGCTGCTCGAGCGGCGGTTCGAGCCCACCCTCGCGGATGCCTTCGCCGCGCGCGCCGCCTTCCTGAACACCTCCATGCTGGCCAGCTTCCAGGGGCCGGCGCCGGACCCGCTGGCCCACCACCGGCAGGTGCTGGGCTCCCGCAAGCTCGAGGACATCCTCGCGGACCTGCGCGCGCTGCCCGTCGACGAGAAGGCCCGGGACGAAGCGAGGACCCGCGCGCTGGAGCAGCTCCGCGCCCTCCTCACGCTGCGCCCCGAGGAGGCGGCGCGCATCCCCGCGCTGCTGCGCGCCAAGGACCTGTCCCCACAGGCCGCCAGCGCCATGCTCGGCGCGCTCTCCGCCGCCAGCACGCCCGAGTCACTTCGCGCGCTCGCCTCGGTCACCGGGGACACGGCGCTGACGACGGACGTGCGCATGGACGCGGTCTCCGCGCTGGGCATGGCGGAGAGCCCCCTCCGCGAGGGCGTGGACACCCTGAGGCAGCTCGCCCGAAGCGAGGACGCTCGGCTGCGAGGCACGGCGACGTTGGCGATGGGCAACGCGGCCCTGCACCTGAATGGCGCCGACGCGCGGGGCGCCGAGGCGCTGGTCCAGGAGCTGGAGAACGACTACCGCGCCGCGAAGGACGCGGAGGCACGGGCCCTGCTGCTGCGCTCACTGGGCAACACGCGGGCCCCCGCGGCGCTCGACACCATCGCCGACGCGCTGCGCTCCGACTCGGTGCGGGTGCGCGAGGCCGCCATGGTGGCGCTGCGTGGGATTCCTGGCCCGGACGCGGACCGGCTCCTCGCGGAGCGCCTGGTGAATGACGCCGTCGCAGAGGTGCGCCGAGGCGCGGTCTTCGCCTGCGGCTTCCGTCCGCTGGAGCCGCTGCTGCTGCCCGTGCTGGGACAGGCCCTGCGCGAGGACGCGTCCGACGGCGTGCGCTCCGACATCGTCCACCTGCTGGGCCAGCACCGAGGCACCACGCCTGGAGCCCTGGCGCTGCTGCGGTGGGCGAGCCAGAACGAGCGCCATCCCGAAATCCGTCGCATGGCCATCACCTACGTGGAAACCCCCACCACGCCCACGCCGCAGCCGTCGAGTCCTCGACCCATCCGCTGAGCTCCCCGCAGCGGGAGCGTGCGAAGCCAGACACAGCTCCCCTGGGTCCGACGCGAGCCCGCGAATCCATCCCATATAGACGGACCTCCCCATCCTCGGAGGTCCCCTATGCACAGGGTGGTATCGCGTGCCGTCGCGCTGATGCTGGTCGTGATTCCCGGACTCGTCGCGGCGCAGAGCTACGTCGACTCCCAGCCGTACGTCGTCGAGCCCTCGAAGTATCCCTTCGCCGTCTACACCCCTGGCACGCCGCTGGACGACGCGGTGCCCTGGGAGACCCACGTCGTCCCCTTCGTCCCCGGCGCCAGCTACTCGCCCGCCGAGGAGCACGCCATCCTCCAGGACGAGACGAACCGCACGGGAGGGCAGCTCCGCTACGACCTGGCGGACCACACCCACAACCTGGACATCGAGCAGGCCACGATTCCGGAGGCCTTCACGCACCAGGTCCCTCCGCCCATGGAAATCACGCCGTGGACCAACCCGGTGCAGACGTTCAACAAGTCCTATATCCGCACGGAGCGGTTCGGCAACGGGCTGTTCGGCGCGGGCTATCAGCTCAGCACCCTGCTCACCGCCGAGACAGCGACGGCCGTCGCGGACAAGAAGGTGGTGGCGGTGGCCGAGGGCAAGGTGTTCGCCACGGTGTTCTCGTCGGAGCATGACCTGGTGCGCGGGCGCGCCCATGTCGTGGGGCAGAACGGAGGCGAGAACAGCGGCCAGGCCGCGCTCTACGTGCTGGGACAGGAGGTCTGGTCCACCAGCCTGCAAGCCGCGTATGCGCCGCCGCCGGTCAACTGGAGCCGCACGTTCTTCTCCGCCTCGAAGTCCTTCATGGTGGGCCCGGTGCCCATCACCGTGAAGGCCTCGCTCTCCGGCGGAGTGAAGATGGCGGTGAGTGGCGAGGTGAATCCCCTGGTGGCCCGGCTCTCCGCCACGCCGGGCGGCTGGTCCCACGTCACCGCGTCCGCCGCCGTGGACGTGGTCATCGTGGGCTTCGGCGTGGAGGGCAGCCTGGCCCTCATCAACGCCACCCTGCCCGCCTCGGGCGAGGTGCTCTGGCCCGTGTGCAACCTCGACTGGAAGCTCAAGACGGACCTGGACCTGAACACCCTCTCCGGCACGCTGAAGGCCTTCGCGCGCGTCCGGGTCCTCTTCTTCAAGAAGACCTGGTGGGTGACCATCGCCCAGTGGGCCGGCCTCAGCTACCAGAAGACCTTGTTCGGCGTGGAGGGCTCACAACCCCTTGGCATCTGTAGCTAGGTGACTAGAGCCCTGGACGTACGACTTCGCCCTGTGGGAAGGCGGCGTTCAGGGCCACGCGGAACGTGGTGCCCACGCCCACCGACGACTCGACGGAGATGTGTCCGCCGAGCGCGGTGACGATGGTGTCGCAGATGGACAGGCCCAGACCCGTTCCCAGCCCCGCGGACTTGGTGGTGAAGAACGGGTCGAAGATGCGGCGCAGGTGCTCCGGAGGGATGCCCCCGCCGGTGTCCCGCACCTCCACCAGCACCCGCGAGCCCTCGTCGGGCCGCGTGGTGATGCGAATCTCGTTCGTCTCGGACTGCCCTTCCTCGATGGCGTGCGCGGCGTTGATGACCAGGTTGAGGAACACCTGGAACAGCTTGCCCTCGTTGCCGCGCACCTGCGGCACCGTGCCGTAGGTCTTCACCAGCCGCGCCCGGGGACGCACCTCGCTGGCCGCCATCTGAATCACCGAGTCCAGCACGCGGTGCACGTCCACCGGCTCCTCGCGGGTCTCCTCCACGCGGGAGAAGACGCGCAGCTGGCGGACAATCTGCCGCATGCGCTCGGCGCCCTCGCGGGCGTCATCCAGCACCTGACGGCACTCCACCATGTCGTCGGGAGACAACGGCCGCGCGCGCGGGCCCAGCGTGGAGTGGAGGTACTCCAGGTTGGACAGCACGTAGGCGAGCGGGTTGTTCAGCTCATGCGCGATGCCGGCGGCGAGCAGGCCCATGGAGGCCATGCGGTCGGCGAGCATCATCTGCGCCTGGGTGCGCTTTCGCTCCGTGTAGTCGCGCGCGATGGTCACCCACGCGGGCGCGCCGTCGAACACGACGGCCAGCGTCACCAGGTCCGCGACCACTGTCTCACCGTCGCGACGCACCAGCGGCACTTCCACCGCGCGCGCCGCCCGCTTCCCCTCCAGCGCATGCCC is part of the Myxococcus landrumus genome and encodes:
- a CDS encoding FG-GAP repeat domain-containing protein; the encoded protein is MPRFQVLLLSCCVGLACTSYTISPRTFGGARWQGFATERMSLTAGGGQARGLHVADVDGDGLLDLVVVAAREESVCIHHGEGEGVFASPTCLPAGITPMDVAVSDVNGDGHQDLLIVGHFSNAMTVRLGDGRGGFRAGIPYSLGNHSQQVRVADLDGDGHLDAITKNAGSGGFFNITTLKGKGDGTFGAAVPHPVTGLPRDLMLADVSADGLPDVLVLNTNSFTVDILLSKKDGVLASIPPLRLTGSADDEPFRLAPADVNGDGNLDLVISHGLSAAGYLSVHLGDGKGGFLSSTSIQADEPGEVVVADFNRDGRSDVAHAGLSGGVYLLLGQEDGELGPPVRVANSPTPTSLVAEDLDEDGFPDLAWTTQDTVEVLLGSTVRGVP
- a CDS encoding HEAT repeat domain-containing protein — its product is MLFEQQTTGMHFTLQGEWDVGVVSVKSDAVLLRIQLRPSTFTVDVEGQGPLAPEAHQAMMVAVALPFFVTRDARGAVTLTHFERGVDELTRGLLRSVVAFSQFVVDGVPAERWSTEEQDTSGQYVARYEHAEARRYRKHKEVYTAVATPEGLQPLKDSPRMSVSGAITFELTEDAWLQQLQVREQLKVDPGEGLPRVKNLTELTLRLLERRFEPTLADAFAARAAFLNTSMLASFQGPAPDPLAHHRQVLGSRKLEDILADLRALPVDEKARDEARTRALEQLRALLTLRPEEAARIPALLRAKDLSPQAASAMLGALSAASTPESLRALASVTGDTALTTDVRMDAVSALGMAESPLREGVDTLRQLARSEDARLRGTATLAMGNAALHLNGADARGAEALVQELENDYRAAKDAEARALLLRSLGNTRAPAALDTIADALRSDSVRVREAAMVALRGIPGPDADRLLAERLVNDAVAEVRRGAVFACGFRPLEPLLLPVLGQALREDASDGVRSDIVHLLGQHRGTTPGALALLRWASQNERHPEIRRMAITYVETPTTPTPQPSSPRPIR